The nucleotide window GCCAGCCATGCATGAAAACTTCTGCTACGGCCTTCCACGTAGCAACTGCCGGTGCTGGCCACTGAGGCGTTAGTAGAAGCTTTTTTGGATCGGGCAGAAGCATTGTGTAAACGACGGATCCAACAACTGAACCCGCAACTACTCCTAAGAGTTGCCCAACGCCTTGGACTTCTGGTTTTGCTTTTAGAATATATCCTGCTTTTAGGTCATGCATCATGTCCGCGCATTGACTTGCTGCTCCGCCGGTCACGTTTGCAGCCATGAGGTTGTTGGTGGGATTTGAAGGGGAAATCACAGCAAAAGACATTTGGGTGATTTTGCCCATCGCGCCGATTGGCGTGATGCCGGTTTCGCCAGCGACACGCGCAGCGACGACAGCAAGCACAAGGGTTAGTACAACAGCACACAATGCTTCAAATATTCCAATATCGAAGAAAGTGATTTGCAGCGCGACAACAAAAAGACAGGCCAAAAGCGACAATGCAATGAAAGGTTTCTGATGGCTTATGTTTCTCTCAGAAGAAAGAGTTAATGATTTACGTTTTGTTTTTAGAAGTCCCGGAAGTTGCAAGGCGAACGACATCAATGAGGCAACTACCATTAGGGTGACCCCAGGCCATAAAAGCCATTCCAATCCCGTAGCAAACAAAGAAACTTCGGGTGTTGCTTGCGGTATCGACACCCAACCTTGAGCGATAACCCATGGAAGTAGAATGCCCCAAGCTACAATGGCGCCAAGCAAGAGCGAAACCCCAGCCCGTGGGCCAATAATGGCTCCAAAACCGAGCATCAACAAGGAAGGATCAAGGGCGAACCCTAGTTTGCTGAAGGATAGAGTAGACGATGCTTTCGTTGTTGCGGGTATGGAAACATGCAACGCGCCTGGTATGCCAAATTTAGCAAGGCCGTGACTAAAACTATCGAAGATTTTAAGCGATGCGGCGACTACCCCGGCTGTGAGCAGTGCTTGAATGCGACGGCTTGCCTCTTTGCCTTTTTCATAAATGTTTTGCAGGGTCTCAGCGGTGGCGATTCCTGAGGGGAAAGAAAGTTCCGCAACTAAATAAGGGCGGAGAAACAAGCCCACTACGACTCCCAACAAGCTTACGGACAAAACCCAGAGCATCAGTTGCCATAGAGCGAGGCTCTGATTGGTAATCAGTGTGAGTGCTGGGATGGGTGCGACAAGACCCGCTCCCGCAATCGATGCCGCGGCTGATGCAGTGGTTTGGTTGAGATTGTTTTCTAGAATGCCCCAGGAGGATGCTAACTTTACACGATGAAGGCCTTGCCACCATCCGTAGCTCAACAAAGCTGCGGTGATTGACATGTTGAAGGACCAGCCTATTTTAAGCCCAGCGTAGATATTGCAAGGGCACAGCAATGCACCTAGGAGCATACCTGTCACAATTGCGCGGAAACTGAGTTCTTTAGCGGATTTCAGGCTTTCGATCTGTGGATCAATAACAACTCAAACTAGGAATTTTTTTCACAAAATTCAAGATGTATTTCTGTTTGAGGTCTCGATCATATCTTACGTTTTCTTTTCCTTTAAAAGAAGCAATCAACGCTTGATACTTGCGATAAATTTTCATCAACTTGGCTTATGCAATTCCAAAAAACCTCCACATCCAAAACATTGGCGCTCATTGCGCATGACAACAAAAAAGCCGACATGGTTGCATTTGCCATGGAGCACGCAAACACTTTGAAGAAGTATCAGTTGGTTGGAACAGGAACCACCGGAAAGCTACTCCAAGAGAAATGTGATCTTGATGTCACTTTGTTTTTATCTGGCCCAGTTGGGGGCGATGCGCAGATAGCTGCGATGGTTGCTGAGGGTAAGATTAAAGCCGTGTTTTTCTTCATTGATCCGCTAGGAAAACATCCTCATGATCCAGACATTCAAGGCTTGATGCGCATCTGCAACGTTCACGACGTTCCTCTCGCCACAAATGCAGCAACTGCCAAGTACATTATCTCGAATCATGCCCTTTGATTGCTGAAGGGTTTATCCGACACTGGATGTCTAGAGGAATGCGCAAAGATCGGTGAGTGTTTCAAGTGGATGCGTTGGCGATTCTGCGAGCAATGTTGCTCGAGGATTCGGTCCCCAGAGTGCGGCGGCACTTGCTAGGCCACCGCGCTTCGCGCTTTGTAGATCGAATACGGCATCGCCTACATATACCGTTTGTTCTGGCGCTACGCCAAGACGTTTGCAGGCCAAATGCAGCGGTGCAGGGTGAGGCTTGTGCTTTGTGGTGTCTTCAGCAAAGACCATGGTATCCAGGTGTTGCGATAGGCCATGTTGTTTGATCGACATCATGGCTGAATCACAATGCTTGGATGTTACGATCCCGCAGTGCTTGACGCGTGAGCGAATCTGAGCGAGTGCATCGAGAGTGCCCCCGTAGAGCTGCATTTCAGGAATGAGTTTTTGATTGTGCGTGCGATAGTGTTGTGTCATCAAAAGGGCAGTGTCCGGATTCCCAGAAATCTCCAGCATTTGTTGCATGAGTGGACGTCCCAAACGTGCCGTGATTGCAGCTTCATCGAGTGCATGATCCGGTAAAAAAGTATCAAGCGTGTGGAGAAAGGATTCGATGATCTTCGGTATGGAATAAAGCAGTGTTCCGTCAAGATCGAAAAGCACCGCACGGTAACTCACTTCGCACATTGGGGTCACTCTCCTGGTGTTTTTAGGCTTTTAAAACAGGTCAATTTTTATACATTCCTGGGAGTTCTTCAGAAGAGAAAGTTCAGGATTGCAACCCTTTCGGCCGTAAAAAAAAGAGTTAAATTAGGAGGAAAGTGACCCCAAGATTTTATCGGCCATGGCTTGGGTGCTCAGTGGTGAGTTTTGGCTAAGGTCTGCTGTACGGGCGCCACTGGCGATGACATGGCTTACGGCCTGCTCGATGCTTATTGCTTATTTTTCCAAACCTAAGCTATGGCGCAAGAGCATCGCCGCGCTGAGAATGGTGCCAACGGGATTCGCAATGCCTTTGCCTGCAATATCGGGGGCTGAGCCGTGAATGGGTTCATAAAGTCCACGACTGCCTTCGCCAAGGGATGCGCTCGGTAGCATGCCTAGCGATCCGGTTAACACAGCAGCTTCATCTGAAAGAATGTCGCCAAACATGTTTTCGGTCACAAGTACATCAAAGTCTTTTGCTGAGGTGACAAGACGCATGGCAGCCGAGTCGACCAACTGATGCTCCAGTTCAATCTCGGGGTAATCTTTACCGACTTCAGTGGCCACACTACGCCATAAACGTGAGGACTCAAGTACATTGGCTTTATCGACTGAAGTGACTTTCTTCCGGCGGCCTTTGGCGATGTTAAAGGCAAGCTGTACGATGCGTTTGATTTCTTTAGTGGTGTAAACCATCGTATCCAAGGCGCGTTCACCGTCGGTGCGAGCTTCACGAAGGCGTGGCTCGCCGAAGTAAATGCCGCCTGTGAGTTCGCGTACCACCATCATATCAACGCCTTCCAAGCGCTCAGCTTTAAGCGGTGACGATGCGGCAAGTTCGGGGAAAATCTTCACAGGTCGGAGGTTAGCGAATAAATCAAGGCCTTTGCGAATGCCAAGCAAGCCTTGCTCGGGTCTTACCTTGGCTTTGGGATTGTCCCACTTGGGGCCACCCACAGCGCCGAGTAAAATCGCATCGGCTTTTTTCGCGCTGGCCAAAGTATCAGCGGGTAGAGCTTCTCCGGTTTCGTCGATAGCGATGCCGCCAATCAGTTTGCTTTCAAAGATGAATTCATGTCCAAACTTGGATGCAAC belongs to Myxococcales bacterium and includes:
- a CDS encoding OPT/YSL family transporter; this encodes MTGMLLGALLCPCNIYAGLKIGWSFNMSITAALLSYGWWQGLHRVKLASSWGILENNLNQTTASAAASIAGAGLVAPIPALTLITNQSLALWQLMLWVLSVSLLGVVVGLFLRPYLVAELSFPSGIATAETLQNIYEKGKEASRRIQALLTAGVVAASLKIFDSFSHGLAKFGIPGALHVSIPATTKASSTLSFSKLGFALDPSLLMLGFGAIIGPRAGVSLLLGAIVAWGILLPWVIAQGWVSIPQATPEVSLFATGLEWLLWPGVTLMVVASLMSFALQLPGLLKTKRKSLTLSSERNISHQKPFIALSLLACLFVVALQITFFDIGIFEALCAVVLTLVLAVVAARVAGETGITPIGAMGKITQMSFAVISPSNPTNNLMAANVTGGAASQCADMMHDLKAGYILKAKPEVQGVGQLLGVVAGSVVGSVVYTMLLPDPKKLLLTPQWPAPAVATWKAVAEVFMHGWQHLPPHSTTAMGVAAFVGLLLALAENRMSSAALNYIPSAASMGLAFVLPAWNSISMFLGAMLAALTFKYAKTWSTRFVLVIAAGLIAGESLVGIVDAMLGVLSFQ
- a CDS encoding methylglyoxal synthase, translating into MQFQKTSTSKTLALIAHDNKKADMVAFAMEHANTLKKYQLVGTGTTGKLLQEKCDLDVTLFLSGPVGGDAQIAAMVAEGKIKAVFFFIDPLGKHPHDPDIQGLMRICNVHDVPLATNAATAKYIISNHAL
- a CDS encoding HAD-IA family hydrolase; translated protein: MCEVSYRAVLFDLDGTLLYSIPKIIESFLHTLDTFLPDHALDEAAITARLGRPLMQQMLEISGNPDTALLMTQHYRTHNQKLIPEMQLYGGTLDALAQIRSRVKHCGIVTSKHCDSAMMSIKQHGLSQHLDTMVFAEDTTKHKPHPAPLHLACKRLGVAPEQTVYVGDAVFDLQSAKRGGLASAAALWGPNPRATLLAESPTHPLETLTDLCAFL